One Rhodococcus sp. P1Y DNA window includes the following coding sequences:
- a CDS encoding uridine kinase, with amino-acid sequence MTFEDARVLDIAETLACTDLGHPVRVAVDGITASGKSTVAAAITRALGRLDRQSIHLTMDGFHHPRAHRHRQGRMSAEGYYWDAYDFDSLISRVLVPLGPGGSGSYCEGVIDLQSDRRLDTEPRHAPKNAVLVVDGTFLQRPPLDAHWDTTVFVDTDFDTARERGTQRDSKLLGGRERATEAFHLRYHAASRIYVDTVNPKALATFVIDNNR; translated from the coding sequence ATGACATTCGAGGACGCGCGAGTGTTGGACATCGCGGAGACGCTTGCCTGTACCGATCTGGGGCATCCGGTCCGCGTAGCGGTGGACGGCATCACGGCGTCGGGAAAGTCGACCGTTGCCGCTGCAATCACACGTGCGTTGGGACGCTTGGACCGTCAGTCAATCCATCTCACAATGGACGGCTTCCACCACCCCCGCGCGCACCGACATCGGCAGGGGCGCATGTCTGCCGAAGGATATTACTGGGATGCATACGATTTCGATTCGCTGATCTCCCGAGTGCTCGTTCCGCTCGGGCCGGGCGGATCCGGGTCGTACTGTGAAGGCGTCATAGACCTGCAGTCCGATCGACGTCTCGACACCGAGCCTCGCCATGCTCCGAAGAATGCCGTGCTGGTGGTCGACGGAACCTTCCTACAGCGTCCTCCCCTCGACGCCCATTGGGATACAACGGTATTCGTCGACACGGACTTCGACACCGCCCGCGAAAGGGGCACACAACGCGACTCGAAACTACTGGGTGGCCGAGAGAGGGCAACGGAGGCCTTTCACCTCCGCTACCATGCCGCATCACGGATCTATGTCGACACTGTGAACCCCAAGGCCCTGGCGACGTTCGTCATCGACAACAATCGCTGA
- a CDS encoding dodecin, translated as MSDNIYRVTEIVGTSTESSDDAVRKAIARANTTLKNLDWFEVVETRGHIENGAVAHFQVTVKVGFKLE; from the coding sequence ATGAGCGACAACATCTACCGTGTCACCGAGATCGTCGGAACCTCGACGGAGAGCTCGGACGATGCAGTGCGCAAGGCCATTGCACGCGCCAACACGACGCTGAAGAATCTCGACTGGTTCGAGGTCGTCGAAACTCGCGGACACATCGAGAACGGCGCCGTCGCGCACTTTCAGGTGACGGTGAAGGTCGGCTTCAAGCTCGAGTGA
- the pta gene encoding phosphate acetyltransferase, translating into MAEPASSIYIASPEGDTGKSTIALGVLQMLCASAARVGVFRPIARSTTETDYILELLIDHTTADLSYEQSLGVTYEEVHSDPEAALSEIVSRFHDVAAQCDAVVIVGSDFTDVGSPSELSFNARVAANLGAPVLLALRGSERSTDEIVQLGQLCQAELRQHHAHLAAIVANRCDPDKLDEITAALEPLGVPAWSLPEIPLLIAPTMAELLEAVNGEMYSGDAELMQREALRVMVGGMTAEHILERLTEGVVVIAPADRSDVLLALVNAHEAEGFPSLAGIIMNGGIEPHPAIARLVAGLGPRLPILTTDLGTFDTASAAAKARGRVAVGSQRKVDTALSLMEQRVDAKTLLSRLELAIPSITTPQMFEYQLIHRARANQKHIVLPEGGDDRILRAAGRLLQRQVAKLTILGEEGPIRRRAAELGVDLGEAQVLDPKTSEHAEDFAAEYTELRKHKGMRIERAREIMTDISYFGTMMVYKGIADGMVSGAAHTTAHTIRPSFEIIKTADGVETVSSIFLMCLSDRVLAYGDCAIVPDPSAEQLADIAISSAVTSEQFGIEPRVAMLSYSTGDSGSGADVDKVRAATKLVRERNPELLVEGPIQYDAAIEPSVAKSKLPDSEVAGRATVFIFPDLNTGNNTYKAVQRSAGAVAVGPVLQGLRKPVNDLSRGALVEDIVNTVAITAIQAQGLGE; encoded by the coding sequence ATGGCCGAACCAGCGTCGAGCATCTACATCGCCTCCCCCGAGGGCGACACCGGTAAATCGACCATCGCCCTCGGCGTACTGCAGATGCTGTGCGCGTCGGCGGCTCGCGTCGGGGTGTTTCGTCCCATCGCAAGGTCGACGACGGAGACCGACTACATTCTCGAACTGCTCATCGACCACACGACGGCTGATCTGTCGTACGAACAGTCGCTCGGCGTCACGTACGAGGAGGTCCATTCGGATCCCGAAGCGGCGCTGAGCGAGATTGTCTCGAGGTTCCACGACGTCGCAGCTCAATGTGATGCCGTCGTCATCGTCGGCAGTGATTTCACCGACGTCGGTAGTCCGAGCGAGCTGAGCTTCAACGCGCGCGTCGCCGCCAACCTCGGCGCTCCCGTTCTACTCGCGCTTCGTGGATCGGAGAGGTCGACGGACGAGATCGTCCAGCTCGGCCAGCTGTGTCAGGCCGAACTTCGCCAGCACCACGCGCATCTCGCCGCCATCGTCGCGAATCGGTGCGACCCGGACAAGCTCGACGAGATCACCGCAGCGCTCGAACCACTCGGCGTTCCCGCGTGGAGCTTGCCCGAGATTCCGCTGCTGATCGCCCCGACCATGGCCGAACTGCTCGAGGCCGTGAACGGCGAGATGTACAGCGGTGACGCGGAACTGATGCAGCGCGAGGCACTTCGCGTCATGGTCGGCGGAATGACGGCTGAGCATATTCTCGAGCGCCTCACCGAAGGCGTCGTCGTCATCGCTCCCGCGGACCGGTCGGACGTACTTCTCGCCCTCGTCAATGCCCATGAGGCAGAGGGATTTCCGTCGCTCGCCGGCATCATCATGAATGGCGGCATCGAGCCGCACCCGGCCATCGCACGGCTCGTCGCCGGACTCGGTCCGCGGCTCCCGATCCTCACGACGGATCTCGGAACCTTCGACACCGCATCGGCCGCGGCAAAGGCCCGTGGGCGCGTTGCCGTAGGTTCCCAACGGAAGGTCGATACGGCGCTGAGCCTGATGGAACAACGCGTGGACGCCAAGACCCTGCTCAGCAGGCTCGAACTCGCCATCCCGTCCATCACGACGCCGCAGATGTTCGAATACCAGCTCATCCACCGTGCTCGGGCCAACCAGAAGCACATCGTGTTGCCCGAAGGCGGAGACGATCGCATCCTCAGGGCCGCAGGTCGCTTGCTTCAACGGCAGGTCGCGAAGCTGACGATCCTCGGCGAGGAGGGTCCGATCCGTAGGCGCGCGGCCGAGCTCGGCGTAGACCTCGGTGAAGCGCAGGTTCTCGACCCGAAGACGTCGGAGCATGCAGAAGACTTCGCCGCCGAGTACACCGAACTGCGCAAGCACAAGGGTATGCGCATCGAACGGGCCCGCGAGATCATGACCGACATCTCCTACTTCGGAACCATGATGGTCTACAAGGGGATTGCCGACGGTATGGTGTCTGGTGCTGCGCACACGACTGCGCACACGATCCGCCCGTCCTTCGAGATCATCAAAACGGCCGACGGTGTCGAGACTGTCTCCAGTATCTTCCTCATGTGCCTGTCCGATCGTGTTCTCGCCTACGGTGATTGCGCTATCGTGCCGGACCCCAGTGCCGAGCAGCTCGCCGATATCGCCATCTCGTCCGCTGTGACCTCCGAGCAGTTCGGGATCGAACCGAGAGTGGCAATGCTGTCCTACTCGACGGGTGACTCCGGCAGCGGGGCCGATGTCGACAAGGTCCGCGCCGCTACCAAGCTCGTTCGAGAACGCAACCCGGAGTTGTTGGTGGAAGGACCTATTCAGTACGACGCCGCCATCGAGCCATCGGTTGCCAAGTCGAAGCTTCCCGATTCCGAGGTGGCAGGGCGCGCGACAGTCTTCATCTTTCCCGACCTCAACACGGGCAACAACACCTACAAGGCAGTGCAGCGAAGCGCAGGCGCTGTTGCTGTCGGTCCGGTCTTGCAGGGCCTTCGCAAACCTGTGAACGACCTCTCCCGCGGCGCCTTGGTCGAGGACATCGTCAACACCGTTGCCATCACGGCGATTCAGGCACAGGGGCTGGGCGAATGA
- a CDS encoding GNAT family N-acetyltransferase: MTIEYDHPLDDPIRSSLLGEHAKFARSIGRSFRFDPEVAPFLGHPPVIEDSDWADIAQLFGPGDIVSLRGVGHRLPAGWGLVDQFGLVQLVGTHLETRPLAGALRLGATDVPEMLDLVARTQPGPFLPRTFELGTYLGLRDEGALIAMAGERMHPTGWTEISAVCTDPAYRGRGLATDLVRAVGHGIRERGEKPFLHASAANENAIRLYLSIGFEIRQRSQLTLVRTPA; this comes from the coding sequence ATGACGATCGAGTACGACCATCCGCTCGACGACCCGATCAGGTCGTCGTTGCTCGGCGAACATGCAAAATTCGCGCGCAGCATCGGCCGGAGCTTTCGGTTCGACCCCGAGGTCGCGCCGTTCCTCGGCCACCCGCCGGTCATCGAGGACAGCGACTGGGCGGACATCGCGCAACTCTTCGGTCCGGGCGACATCGTCTCGCTGCGAGGCGTCGGGCATCGGTTGCCGGCGGGATGGGGCCTGGTCGACCAGTTCGGGCTCGTCCAACTCGTCGGAACTCACCTCGAGACCAGGCCGCTTGCGGGCGCACTTCGGCTCGGAGCAACCGACGTTCCGGAGATGCTCGATCTCGTCGCACGCACTCAGCCTGGACCGTTTCTGCCGCGCACCTTCGAGCTCGGAACCTACCTCGGTCTCAGGGACGAGGGTGCGCTCATTGCGATGGCGGGGGAGCGGATGCACCCGACGGGATGGACCGAGATCAGTGCCGTCTGTACAGATCCCGCGTATCGCGGGCGAGGCCTCGCGACCGATCTGGTGCGCGCAGTGGGTCACGGCATTCGCGAACGTGGAGAGAAGCCGTTCCTTCATGCGTCGGCGGCCAACGAGAACGCCATCCGGCTGTACCTTTCGATCGGCTTCGAGATCCGTCAGCGCTCGCAACTGACTCTCGTGCGCACGCCCGCCTAG
- a CDS encoding alpha/beta fold hydrolase, with protein MPFFDGARGPIYYRHWAAEVGKVNVIFLHGYGEHSGLYHRFADSLSADGIDVWALDQIGHGLSTGDRGDFGSLDELQSDAATLTSLARSYAPDVPSLVIGHSLGSVVAGLAMLDNPDRYVGAVLSGAPLSPLDWLDPAAQQFDLDPSELSDDPFYLDALVNDPLAFVSSDSGDVLARELPRAWARFDRDLDTLKVPVLAVHGQLDRISPIDGVRRWVGRAPGLQIREIAGARHDVLNETGHRRTAALIADFVLERADTASPVTYEEESSWQG; from the coding sequence ATGCCATTCTTCGACGGCGCACGCGGACCGATCTACTACCGTCACTGGGCGGCCGAGGTCGGAAAGGTCAACGTGATCTTTCTGCACGGCTACGGTGAACATTCGGGCCTCTACCACCGGTTCGCCGACTCGCTGAGCGCCGATGGCATCGACGTATGGGCCTTGGATCAGATCGGTCACGGTCTGTCGACCGGCGACCGAGGTGATTTCGGATCTCTCGACGAATTACAGTCCGACGCAGCAACACTGACGTCGTTGGCAAGGTCCTACGCGCCCGATGTCCCGTCGCTCGTGATAGGGCATTCCCTTGGTTCGGTCGTCGCCGGTCTGGCTATGCTCGACAACCCCGACCGTTATGTCGGCGCCGTCCTCTCGGGTGCGCCGCTGTCGCCGCTGGACTGGTTGGATCCGGCCGCCCAACAGTTCGACCTCGACCCGAGCGAACTCTCGGACGATCCGTTCTATCTCGACGCGCTCGTCAACGATCCCCTCGCCTTCGTCAGCAGCGACTCCGGAGACGTGCTTGCGCGTGAGTTACCCCGTGCCTGGGCTCGATTCGACAGAGACCTCGATACGCTGAAAGTGCCGGTTCTCGCGGTACACGGTCAGCTCGATCGGATCTCGCCGATCGACGGCGTGCGGCGATGGGTCGGCCGTGCGCCCGGTCTCCAGATCAGAGAGATCGCAGGTGCGCGCCACGACGTGCTCAACGAGACCGGACACCGTCGTACTGCTGCTTTGATCGCAGATTTCGTACTCGAACGCGCCGACACCGCATCACCGGTCACCTACGAGGAGGAGTCGTCATGGCAAGGCTGA
- a CDS encoding DUF427 domain-containing protein translates to MSRALSHAQATQTVAANGTVSIEPNHRRIRAFFGGEVVADTTESVYLFEKDHLPAYYIPRTDVRSDFLHDSATTTVCPRKGTATYRTLTVGGKTSVDALWTYPDALDDALDLSEYVSFYWDRVDAWFEEDEQVFVHPRDPYVRVDVLPSSRHVEVYIGDVLVAQTRAPKILFETGLPPRYYVPRIDVKNSLLTESATTTACPYKGTASYVSVQDGPQDVAWFYPQATSAASGIENHLSFYAERGARILVDGVVQER, encoded by the coding sequence ATGTCCAGAGCACTCAGCCATGCACAGGCAACACAGACGGTCGCAGCCAACGGCACCGTGTCGATCGAACCGAACCACCGCCGGATCAGGGCGTTCTTCGGAGGTGAGGTCGTGGCCGACACCACCGAGTCCGTCTATCTGTTCGAGAAGGACCACCTGCCTGCCTATTACATCCCACGGACGGATGTTCGAAGCGACTTCCTTCACGACTCGGCCACCACGACGGTTTGTCCTCGCAAGGGAACAGCGACGTACAGGACCCTGACCGTCGGGGGAAAGACCTCGGTCGACGCGCTCTGGACCTATCCGGACGCGTTGGACGACGCTCTCGACCTGAGCGAATACGTGTCGTTCTACTGGGACCGCGTCGACGCGTGGTTCGAGGAGGACGAGCAGGTGTTCGTACACCCTCGCGACCCGTACGTACGCGTCGACGTCCTGCCGTCCTCACGCCATGTGGAGGTCTACATAGGGGATGTTCTCGTCGCCCAGACACGAGCGCCGAAGATCCTGTTCGAAACCGGGCTCCCGCCGCGGTACTACGTCCCGCGCATCGACGTGAAGAACTCGCTGCTGACCGAGTCGGCCACGACGACCGCATGTCCGTACAAGGGAACTGCGTCGTACGTGTCGGTGCAGGACGGGCCGCAGGACGTCGCCTGGTTCTATCCACAAGCTACGTCCGCGGCGTCCGGCATCGAGAACCACCTGTCCTTCTACGCGGAGCGCGGTGCTCGGATCCTCGTCGACGGGGTCGTCCAGGAAAGGTAG
- a CDS encoding FAD/NAD(P)-binding protein yields MKSSAPHRIAIVGAGPRGTGVLERLLAHLGARHDDRRVCVDVFDPFPAGAGRIWRGSQPSLLWMNSVAADVTMFTDETTIVDGPVVPGPTLAEWVHDNIESLRNDPELVDELIDFTPASFASRTLQSRYLEWVFARALTGTSSDVRVHRRTVVDVQDGDVQTLTLDDGSTVEADVLLLAQGHPDALPSAAENYLRTFAESHGLTYVGPGYTADLDPDVVPESEPILVAGLGLAFIDWMVLLAESRGGRFSRSVDGELSYQPSGREPVIYAGSRRGVPYHSKIGYDIAAARPPLPKYFSADSFPGEGRLDFRHDIWPLAAKEIAGAHFYELFASHPERTNGTWADFESQFDAVEWGSTASAELVEYFVPKDDDRIDLERIDRPLAGESYDGIDDATSRVSGYIAADLARRADHHYSSDAAVFSALLSVYMTTGELLRRGRIPAESVAVDIEGWLHSFFSFIASGPPPQRLEQLRALAASGIVRFLGPDTTFSADTTTGVFSAQSASHSEIVTARTLVDARLPVASIQSSGDALLRTLHARGEMVEVRANEKSAAKISVDGRSRILHSDGSTHDRRYAVGPWVAGHNWSSAFPRPRTNAGFFRHNDALAIELLPSAAPLPVRA; encoded by the coding sequence ATGAAAAGTTCAGCACCACACCGCATCGCCATCGTCGGTGCAGGCCCGCGCGGTACCGGCGTGCTCGAACGGTTGCTCGCTCACCTTGGCGCACGCCACGATGACCGCCGCGTCTGCGTCGACGTCTTCGATCCGTTCCCTGCGGGCGCGGGCCGAATCTGGAGGGGCAGCCAACCGTCCTTGCTGTGGATGAACTCGGTCGCAGCGGACGTCACGATGTTCACCGATGAGACCACCATCGTCGACGGCCCTGTCGTACCGGGCCCGACGCTGGCCGAGTGGGTGCACGACAACATCGAGTCGCTGCGCAACGATCCCGAGCTCGTCGACGAACTGATCGACTTCACACCCGCTTCTTTTGCGTCTCGAACCCTGCAGAGCAGGTATCTGGAATGGGTATTCGCTCGGGCGCTGACCGGGACCTCCTCCGATGTCCGTGTGCACCGTCGGACCGTCGTAGATGTTCAGGATGGCGACGTTCAGACGCTGACCCTCGACGACGGCTCAACGGTCGAGGCGGATGTTCTCCTGCTCGCCCAAGGCCATCCCGATGCCCTGCCCTCGGCCGCGGAGAACTATCTGAGGACCTTCGCCGAGTCGCACGGCCTGACCTACGTCGGCCCCGGTTATACAGCGGACCTCGACCCCGACGTGGTGCCCGAATCCGAGCCGATTCTCGTTGCGGGACTGGGCCTGGCGTTCATCGATTGGATGGTGCTGCTTGCCGAAAGCCGCGGCGGCAGGTTCAGTCGCTCCGTCGATGGCGAACTTTCGTACCAGCCCTCGGGCCGCGAGCCCGTCATCTACGCGGGTTCGCGTCGCGGCGTGCCCTACCACTCGAAGATCGGGTACGACATCGCCGCTGCCAGGCCGCCCCTGCCCAAGTACTTCTCCGCCGACTCGTTCCCTGGCGAGGGCCGGCTCGACTTTCGACACGACATCTGGCCGCTCGCTGCGAAAGAGATTGCGGGAGCTCACTTCTACGAGCTGTTCGCATCCCACCCCGAACGCACCAACGGAACGTGGGCCGACTTCGAGAGCCAGTTCGATGCAGTGGAGTGGGGTTCCACAGCGTCGGCCGAGTTGGTCGAGTACTTTGTCCCCAAGGACGACGATCGGATAGATCTCGAACGCATCGACCGGCCGCTCGCCGGCGAATCGTACGATGGGATCGACGACGCCACCTCGCGAGTATCCGGCTACATCGCCGCAGATCTCGCACGACGCGCCGATCACCACTACAGCAGTGACGCGGCAGTGTTCAGCGCGTTGCTGTCCGTGTACATGACAACCGGAGAACTATTGCGCCGCGGGCGTATTCCGGCAGAATCGGTGGCTGTCGACATCGAGGGATGGTTGCATTCGTTCTTCAGCTTCATCGCCAGCGGACCCCCGCCGCAACGGTTGGAGCAACTACGCGCACTCGCGGCCAGCGGCATCGTCCGGTTCCTCGGCCCCGACACCACGTTCAGCGCCGACACCACTACAGGCGTGTTCTCGGCGCAGAGTGCCTCGCATTCCGAAATCGTGACCGCCCGGACTCTCGTCGACGCCCGTCTGCCGGTGGCGTCGATCCAGTCGAGCGGTGACGCGTTGCTACGCACGTTGCACGCGCGCGGCGAGATGGTCGAGGTGCGCGCGAACGAAAAGAGCGCAGCCAAGATCTCGGTCGACGGACGTTCCCGAATTCTTCACTCCGACGGTTCGACTCACGACAGGCGGTACGCGGTAGGCCCGTGGGTCGCGGGCCACAACTGGTCTTCGGCATTTCCACGACCTCGAACCAACGCGGGATTCTTCCGGCACAACGATGCACTGGCGATCGAACTCCTGCCGAGTGCAGCTCCGCTGCCTGTGCGCGCGTAG
- a CDS encoding GNAT family N-acetyltransferase encodes MMSEDVIIRAPEFTDAAEIARVHTAVWRSTYGGTVPEAYLDAGSIDRRTAHWQRVLRLHSTDHAVAIAELDSAVVGLAHCGVEDGRRKLFALYVLDDYHGTGIGQQLLDAVLTEEPTELWVAQDNHRAVAFYRRNGFIPDGVAQDFPGVDGFLTIRMMRANA; translated from the coding sequence ATGATGTCCGAGGACGTGATCATCCGTGCCCCGGAATTCACCGACGCCGCGGAGATCGCCCGGGTGCATACGGCCGTCTGGAGGTCGACTTACGGCGGAACCGTGCCGGAGGCGTACCTCGACGCAGGGTCCATCGACCGTCGAACAGCCCACTGGCAGAGGGTACTTCGACTTCACAGCACTGACCATGCAGTTGCGATCGCCGAACTGGACTCGGCCGTCGTCGGTTTGGCGCACTGCGGTGTCGAAGACGGCCGTCGAAAGCTGTTCGCGCTGTACGTCCTCGACGACTACCACGGCACCGGCATCGGACAACAACTCCTGGATGCCGTGCTCACCGAGGAACCGACCGAACTCTGGGTCGCCCAGGACAACCACCGCGCGGTTGCCTTCTACCGACGCAACGGTTTTATTCCCGACGGCGTCGCCCAGGACTTCCCAGGTGTCGACGGCTTCCTGACCATCAGAATGATGCGGGCCAACGCCTGA
- the fgd gene encoding glucose-6-phosphate dehydrogenase (coenzyme-F420), with protein MAQALKLGYKASAEQFGPRELVELGVLAEQHGMDSATVSDHFQPWRHEGGHAPFSLAWMTAVGERTETIQLGTSVLTPTFRYNPSVIAQAFATMGCLYPGRIMLGVGTGEALNEIATGYKGEWPDFKERFARLRESVRLMRELWLGDRVDFEGDYYTTKGASIYDVPDGGIPVYIAAGGPVVARYAGRAGDGFICTSGKGMELYTDKLLPAVEEGAGKAERDAGEIDKMIEIKISYDTDPDLALENTRFWAPLSLTPEQKHSIEDPIEMEKAADELPIEQVAKRWIVASDPDEAVEKVKQYTDAGLNHLVFHAPGHDQKRFLELFERDLAPRLRKLG; from the coding sequence GTGGCACAGGCTTTGAAACTTGGATACAAGGCGTCGGCAGAGCAGTTCGGGCCGCGGGAGCTCGTCGAACTGGGTGTTCTCGCGGAGCAGCACGGAATGGATTCGGCGACGGTCAGCGACCACTTCCAGCCGTGGCGTCACGAAGGCGGGCATGCTCCGTTCTCCCTCGCGTGGATGACAGCCGTCGGGGAGCGGACCGAAACGATCCAACTCGGCACATCGGTCCTGACGCCGACGTTCCGCTACAACCCGTCGGTGATCGCGCAGGCATTCGCGACGATGGGGTGCCTCTACCCCGGACGCATCATGCTCGGCGTGGGTACCGGTGAGGCCCTCAACGAGATCGCCACCGGCTACAAGGGCGAGTGGCCGGACTTCAAGGAGCGATTCGCGCGGCTCCGTGAATCGGTTCGGCTGATGCGTGAACTGTGGCTCGGTGACCGCGTCGACTTCGAAGGCGATTACTACACCACCAAGGGCGCATCGATCTACGACGTTCCCGACGGCGGCATCCCCGTCTACATCGCAGCAGGCGGACCCGTCGTCGCGCGGTACGCCGGGCGTGCGGGAGACGGCTTCATCTGCACCTCGGGCAAGGGCATGGAGCTCTACACCGACAAACTGCTACCTGCCGTCGAAGAGGGTGCGGGCAAGGCAGAACGTGACGCCGGCGAGATCGACAAGATGATCGAGATCAAGATCAGTTACGACACCGATCCCGACCTGGCTCTCGAGAACACTCGCTTCTGGGCGCCGCTGTCACTGACGCCGGAGCAGAAGCACTCCATCGAGGACCCAATCGAAATGGAGAAAGCTGCCGACGAACTGCCGATCGAGCAGGTCGCCAAGCGCTGGATCGTCGCCTCGGACCCCGACGAGGCCGTCGAAAAGGTCAAGCAGTACACCGACGCGGGCCTGAACCACCTCGTCTTCCACGCGCCCGGGCACGATCAGAAGCGGTTCCTCGAACTCTTCGAGCGCGATCTGGCTCCTCGGCTCCGCAAGTTGGGGTAG
- a CDS encoding nitroreductase/quinone reductase family protein translates to MAESPFPDVRWGSETSIMRKPAIAFAATKPGSWVIRNLAGVDRRLLERTNGRFTILGPIAAPVVLLTTTGRKSGEPRTSPLLYYREGAQLFVVGSNFGQQHHPAWTSNLLADPHATVAIGGKKISVTAALVEGPEKARIYDAFNSMIRVYGEYKNRTDREMRLFALSAE, encoded by the coding sequence ATGGCCGAATCACCGTTTCCAGACGTCCGCTGGGGTAGCGAAACCAGCATCATGCGAAAGCCGGCGATCGCGTTCGCGGCGACGAAGCCAGGGTCCTGGGTGATCCGAAATCTCGCGGGTGTCGACCGCAGGTTGCTGGAGCGCACGAACGGCAGATTCACCATCCTCGGACCCATCGCCGCGCCGGTGGTCTTGCTGACCACTACCGGCCGCAAGTCCGGCGAACCACGAACGTCGCCGCTGCTGTACTACCGGGAGGGGGCGCAGTTGTTCGTCGTCGGCAGCAACTTCGGCCAACAGCACCACCCGGCCTGGACGTCCAACCTCCTCGCGGACCCGCACGCCACCGTCGCCATCGGGGGTAAGAAAATTTCAGTGACCGCCGCGCTCGTCGAAGGTCCCGAGAAGGCACGCATCTACGACGCGTTCAACTCCATGATCCGGGTGTACGGGGAGTACAAGAACCGGACCGACCGGGAGATGCGGTTGTTTGCGTTGTCGGCGGAGTAG
- a CDS encoding acetate kinase, producing the protein MSVLVVNSGSSSVKFQLVEPSSGESLASGLVEQIGEPEGRIVLEFRGEETEKRREIADHGAGLSAAFEMLRDAGVELGSEVTAVGHRVVHGGEVFFRPTLIDDDVLKKIADLSELAPLHNPPNVLGIEVARHQLPDVPHVAVFDTAFFHGLPDAAKTYAIDRDVAQAHGIRRYGFHGTSHEYVSQQVAQFFGRADLNQIVLHLGNGASASAIRAGDPIDTSMGLTPLEGLVMGTRSGDIDPGVVMHLRRSAGMDVDEIDELLNRRSGLKGLAGVNDFRVLGQRIDDGDADAQLAYDVYIHRLRKYIGAYMLALGRLDVIAFTAGVGENSTGVRADALANLEGFGIEIDADRNALRSKDIRAISADSSTVTVLVVPTNEELAIARAAETVAQNID; encoded by the coding sequence ATGAGTGTTCTCGTAGTCAATTCCGGCTCGTCGTCGGTCAAGTTCCAACTGGTGGAACCATCGAGCGGAGAGTCGCTCGCCTCGGGCCTCGTCGAGCAGATCGGTGAACCGGAAGGCCGGATCGTCCTCGAGTTTCGCGGTGAGGAGACAGAGAAGCGCCGGGAAATAGCCGACCACGGCGCGGGTCTGTCGGCGGCATTCGAGATGCTGCGCGACGCGGGCGTCGAACTCGGTTCCGAGGTCACCGCCGTCGGCCACCGCGTGGTGCACGGAGGTGAGGTCTTCTTTCGGCCGACGCTGATCGACGACGACGTTCTGAAGAAGATAGCGGACCTCAGTGAGCTTGCCCCGCTGCACAATCCGCCCAACGTGTTGGGAATCGAGGTGGCGCGTCACCAGCTTCCCGACGTCCCCCACGTCGCTGTGTTCGACACCGCGTTCTTCCACGGCCTGCCCGACGCAGCGAAGACGTACGCCATCGACCGCGACGTAGCGCAGGCTCACGGTATCCGGCGCTACGGCTTCCACGGAACCTCGCACGAATACGTCTCGCAGCAGGTCGCGCAGTTCTTCGGCCGCGCGGATCTGAATCAGATCGTCCTGCACCTCGGGAACGGGGCGTCGGCGTCGGCCATTCGAGCCGGCGACCCCATCGACACCTCGATGGGGCTCACGCCGCTCGAAGGTCTCGTCATGGGGACTCGAAGCGGAGACATCGATCCAGGTGTCGTCATGCACCTGCGTCGTAGTGCAGGCATGGACGTCGACGAGATCGACGAGTTGCTCAACCGCCGTTCCGGTCTGAAAGGGCTTGCCGGGGTCAACGACTTTCGCGTGCTCGGGCAGAGGATCGACGACGGTGACGCCGACGCGCAACTGGCGTACGACGTCTACATTCATCGCCTTCGGAAATACATCGGGGCGTACATGCTGGCCTTGGGCAGACTCGACGTCATCGCCTTCACGGCAGGCGTGGGGGAGAACTCGACAGGGGTGCGTGCTGACGCGCTGGCGAACCTGGAAGGCTTCGGGATCGAGATCGATGCCGACCGTAATGCCCTGCGCAGCAAAGATATACGGGCCATCTCGGCCGACTCGTCGACAGTGACGGTACTCGTCGTTCCCACCAACGAGGAGCTCGCGATAGCGCGGGCGGCGGAGACGGTCGCTCAGAACATCGACTGA
- a CDS encoding YidH family protein: MTSDPSRPDERFTLASERTFLAWMRTSLGLLAGGIAVVHLVPDFSTGWVRTTLGLVLILMAASAAMVGLRRWLQVRRALESGAPMPEAKELWIFAVGIGAIAVLAAVVTVLGIQ; this comes from the coding sequence GTGACTTCCGATCCGTCTCGACCCGACGAACGCTTCACCCTGGCCAGCGAACGAACGTTCCTGGCGTGGATGCGCACCTCACTCGGTTTGCTCGCCGGTGGTATCGCCGTCGTGCACCTCGTACCGGACTTCAGCACCGGATGGGTCAGGACGACGCTTGGGCTCGTTCTGATCCTGATGGCGGCCTCCGCCGCGATGGTCGGGCTGCGTCGCTGGCTACAGGTGCGGCGGGCGTTGGAATCGGGAGCACCTATGCCCGAAGCGAAAGAGCTGTGGATCTTCGCAGTCGGGATCGGTGCGATCGCTGTCCTGGCTGCAGTGGTGACCGTGCTGGGTATCCAGTAG